A stretch of the Armatimonadota bacterium genome encodes the following:
- the gyrA gene encoding DNA gyrase subunit A — translation MAVDERVLPKPVEREMQEAYLDYAMSVIVSRALPDVRDGLKPVQRRILVAMHDLGLAPNRPYRKCAKICGDTSGNYHPHGEGVIYPTLVRMAQEWVMRYPLVDGQGNFGSIDDDPPAQMRYTEARLTAVAMEMLADLDKDTVDFVPNFDQSRQEPTVLPARFPNLLANGASGIAVGMATNIPPHNLREICDALVALLEDPALSTEELMKIVRGPDFPTGGLILGREGIREAYTKGRGTIVMRAKAHIEELRGGRAAIVVTELPYMVNKAALISRIAELVREKRIQGIGDLRDESDREGIRVVIELRREANPQVVLNQLYKHTQMQTNFGAILLVLVGGVPRQLTLRDLLWHYLEHRRNVTTRRVRFELARAEERAHILEGLKVALDHLDRVIALIRASRDVPTAREGLMKTFGLSERQAEAILEMRLQRLTGLERSKVEEEYRELLKAISYYQDVLRDPRKVDAILREEILEIKQKYGDPRRTKITTAEEVTLEEEDLIPDTEVVITLTRDGFIKRVPLETYRAQRRGGRGVVGAAAREEDFVEHLLVTTNHTYLLFFTNRGKAYRLRAFDVPESGRTARGTGLMNLVSLGPAERVTAVIPVRSFEDGGYLLMVTKQGLVKKTGLMEFLGTRRTGLVAITLKPGDELVAVRRTDGRREVILGSREGQCIRFREAGVREMGRAAAGVLGIRLRQGDEVVGAAVVGEKPEVLTVTDQGYATRTRVEEYRLQARGGAGVRNVRVGPKNGRVVAIRGVGPDDEVLLASEQGQILRTWVREIRMVGRGAQGVRVMRLDPGDRVSAVAVVEPPQG, via the coding sequence ATGGCGGTGGACGAGCGGGTCCTGCCCAAACCCGTGGAGCGCGAGATGCAGGAGGCGTACCTGGACTACGCCATGTCCGTCATCGTGTCCCGGGCGCTTCCCGATGTGCGGGACGGCCTCAAGCCCGTGCAGCGTCGGATTCTTGTGGCCATGCACGACCTGGGGCTGGCCCCGAACCGTCCCTACCGGAAGTGCGCGAAGATCTGCGGGGACACCTCCGGCAACTACCACCCGCACGGGGAGGGCGTCATCTACCCCACCCTGGTGCGCATGGCTCAGGAGTGGGTGATGCGCTACCCGCTGGTGGACGGCCAGGGCAACTTCGGGAGCATCGACGACGACCCGCCGGCCCAGATGCGCTACACGGAAGCCCGGCTCACGGCCGTGGCCATGGAAATGCTGGCGGACCTCGACAAGGACACCGTGGACTTCGTCCCCAACTTCGACCAGAGCCGTCAGGAGCCCACGGTCCTGCCCGCCCGCTTTCCCAACCTCCTCGCGAACGGCGCGAGCGGGATCGCGGTGGGCATGGCCACCAACATTCCCCCCCACAACCTCCGGGAGATCTGCGATGCCCTCGTAGCCCTCCTGGAGGATCCCGCGCTTTCCACCGAGGAGCTCATGAAGATCGTGCGGGGGCCGGACTTCCCCACGGGCGGCCTCATCCTGGGTCGGGAGGGGATCCGGGAGGCGTACACCAAGGGCCGGGGCACCATCGTGATGCGGGCCAAGGCCCACATCGAGGAGCTGCGGGGCGGGAGGGCTGCCATCGTGGTCACGGAGCTCCCCTACATGGTGAACAAGGCCGCCCTCATCAGCCGCATCGCGGAGCTGGTGCGGGAGAAGAGGATCCAGGGCATCGGCGATCTCCGGGACGAGTCGGACCGGGAAGGCATCCGGGTGGTGATCGAGCTGCGGCGGGAGGCAAACCCGCAGGTGGTCTTAAATCAACTCTACAAGCACACCCAGATGCAGACGAACTTCGGGGCCATTCTCCTGGTCCTGGTGGGCGGAGTGCCCCGCCAGCTTACCCTGCGGGACTTGCTGTGGCACTACCTGGAGCACCGGCGCAACGTCACCACCCGCCGGGTGCGGTTTGAGCTGGCCCGGGCGGAGGAGCGCGCCCACATCCTGGAGGGGTTGAAGGTGGCCCTGGACCACCTGGACCGGGTGATCGCCCTCATCCGGGCGAGCCGGGACGTCCCCACGGCCCGGGAAGGGCTCATGAAGACCTTCGGGCTCAGCGAGCGGCAGGCGGAGGCCATCCTGGAGATGCGGCTGCAGCGTCTCACGGGCCTGGAACGCAGCAAGGTGGAGGAGGAGTACCGGGAGCTTCTCAAGGCCATTTCCTACTACCAGGACGTGCTGCGGGATCCCCGGAAGGTGGACGCCATCCTCCGGGAGGAGATCCTGGAGATCAAACAGAAGTACGGGGATCCCCGGCGCACGAAGATCACCACCGCGGAGGAGGTGACCCTCGAGGAGGAGGACCTCATCCCCGATACGGAGGTGGTGATTACCCTCACCCGGGACGGGTTCATCAAGCGGGTGCCGCTGGAGACCTATCGGGCCCAGCGCCGAGGTGGCCGGGGGGTGGTGGGTGCCGCGGCCCGGGAAGAGGACTTCGTGGAGCACCTGCTGGTCACCACCAACCACACCTACTTGCTGTTCTTCACCAACCGGGGTAAGGCCTACCGGCTGCGGGCCTTTGATGTGCCGGAGTCAGGACGCACCGCCCGCGGTACAGGGCTCATGAACTTGGTGAGCCTGGGACCCGCGGAGCGGGTCACCGCGGTGATCCCCGTGCGGTCCTTCGAGGACGGGGGATACCTCCTCATGGTGACCAAGCAAGGGTTGGTGAAGAAGACGGGCCTGATGGAGTTCCTGGGGACCCGCCGGACGGGCCTCGTGGCCATCACCCTCAAGCCGGGGGATGAGCTGGTGGCCGTGCGACGCACGGATGGCAGGCGGGAGGTCATCCTGGGAAGCCGGGAAGGGCAGTGCATCCGGTTTCGGGAAGCAGGGGTGCGGGAGATGGGCCGGGCCGCGGCGGGAGTCCTGGGCATCCGGCTACGGCAGGGCGACGAGGTGGTGGGGGCCGCGGTGGTGGGCGAGAAGCCCGAGGTGCTTACGGTGACGGACCAGGGCTATGCCACCCGAACCCGGGTGGAGGAGTACCGCCTGCAGGCCCGGGGCGGGGCTGGCGTCCGGAACGTGCGGGTGGGGCCTAAGAACGGCCGGGTGGTGGCCATTCGGGGGGTAGGTCCAGACGACGAGGTGCTCCTGGCGTCCGAGCAGGGGCAGATCCTCCGGACGTGGGTGCGGGAAATCCGCATGGTGGGCCGGGGCGCCCAGGGGGTGCGGGTGATGCGGCTGGATCCGGGCGACCGGGTGAGCGCGGTGGCGGTGGTGGAGCCGCCGCAGGGATGA